From the Drosophila sechellia strain sech25 chromosome X, ASM438219v1, whole genome shotgun sequence genome, the window GCCACCACGGCGCCGGATGAAACGGATCCGGAGGAGATACTCACCTACGAGGAGGTGGCCTTGTACTATCCCCGCGCAACCCACAAGCGGCCCATCGTCCTCATCGGCCCGCCCAACATTGGAAGACATGAGTTGCGCCAACGCCTGATGGCCGACTCGGAGCGTTTCTCCGCCGCAGTGCCACGTAagtgaagaacaccgaccccGTACCTCCTTAAATCCAAGAAGCAAGTTGCTATTACTTTAAGTGCGTTGTAAACGGAGCAGGAATGCTGCATCGTCTACAGCCGTCATGCATTCAATGGGCCATCGTCTTTAATGTCTGTCTCTCTTCCGCCGGGCAGTCTTCTATTTGCTGGAGGAGCGGCTCAAGCCGGCCAAGATCAAGGCTCAGGTCAAGGGTAAAGGGCTGCGCTTCAGAGCCACCGAATCCCAGAGCCATTGCTAGACATAGGACACCCAACCACCACACACATCCCGTACACCCAATCCATCCCTTAAAATATTCTCCTTAAATACGCTTAGTAATCCTTGTGCTTTGCCATTTTCCGTAGACACATCACGAGCCCGCAGGGAGGGCGAAGTGCCCGGAGTGGACTACCACTTCATCACGCGACAGGCCTTCGAGGCGGATATTTTGGCGCGCCGCTTTGTGGAGCACGGTGAATACGAGAAGGCCTACTACGGTGAGTTGAATTTGCAAATCGAGAGAATGGACTGTTGACTAATGTGATTCCCCACTCTCGCACAGGCACATCACTGGAGGCCATACGCACGGTGGTGGCCAGCGGCAAGATCTGTGTGCTCAACCTGCATCCGCAGAGCCTCAAGCTGCTGCGCGCCTCTGACCTCAAGCCGTACGTGGTGCTGGTGGCGCCGCCCAGCTTGGACAAGCTGCGCCAAAAGAAGCTGCGCAACGGCGAACCCTTCAAGGTGCGTTCCAGAACTCCAACTGCAAATTAAACCTTAAGCTAACCTATCCTATGTATTGTTTTTAAACAGGAGGAAGAGCTCAAAGACATCATTGCCACGGCCAGGGATATGGAGGCCCGTTGGGGTCACCTATTCGACATGATCATCATCAACAACGACACGGAGCGCGCCTACCACCAACTGCTGGCCGAGATCAACTCGCTGGAGCGCGAGCCCCAATGGGTGCCCGCCCAGTGGGTGCACAACAATCGCGACGAGTCATAATGGGGTCTACAGCACCCCCAACCAACACACTACCACCTTCCCTAGGATCCACCACCACCCAAGAAATGAATAGCAAACCCAAACTCTttgtaaatacaattttcaattgaGCCATGAAGCGGAGAGCAGGATCGATTCCAGTCCAGTAGTTCGGTTTGCCTGCCGATGCGATTAATCCCAACCCCTCCAATATtataacataaatatatatatttatactatTCGTTGCATATGTGCATTTTAGTCTTAGAGAGAACGAGTTTTAATTGTGTGTACCCCTGTTTTAAAAGCATTCCAACCTCTTTATGTATGTTCACAAAATTTGTTGTTCGATTAACCGATTTCGGGAATGCCACAGAGGAATTGGTGATCCTGAGATCAGTGATTTCTAAAACCCAATTGCTTCTTGTGGCACTtccgttttccttttttttttaccactaccactaatttatatattgtaaaagaatgtttttttttttgtatttaaattaagcTTGGACATTTCCTTAATTTCAAAGGGCAATTTGAAATTGTAAAATAACGAATCAGCAAAGGAAGGCCAGAATCGATATGATAGTACCCTAGTACCCAATAAAATGTGTAATAATACCCATAAGCGACTCCCAATGTTAACAGAGCCAGAACAATCCGTAGGCAGCTGTGCGAGGGGAGATCGATCCGTCGGATgtagattcagattcagattcagattcaaatTCAGCTGcagaaacagaagcagaatcagaaacagaaacagaaacagacaGGGAAACCGAATCAgaagcagatacagatacagatgcagatgcagatgcaagTGTTGCAATTACGTAATCTATTtactttataaaatatatactatacggatatacatacacataaattataaatcgAAGCGTACttaatacaattaatttttaacaaaacGAATGCAAGAGCAAAGTGAAAActaagaaataaaactgttCATATAAGAGAAACAACAAAATCAGTAAGTCATTgccaaaaaacaagaaaaacgaGAGAAAACAAAAAGAGTTAAATAAATGGGAGTTAGATGAGGAGAGTTAGGAGAATCACTTAGAAAAACCACTCCACGAGCGAAATTGTTAAAAAcaaaacggaaacggaaaaacaaaatacttagCCAACTTTAAGCACTGTAAGATAATGGAAAACCCAATAAACGAATGCAAATAGTAAGGCGGCAAGAAAATGAACTAGGCTAAAGTatccgaaacaaaaacaaaaacaaaaggaaaatcgaaaaacgaaaaaacaaAGTAATTCCCAAGTAAATGTTGttgtaattaattatttaaaccaATTCGTCTAGAGAACAGGGAGGGCAGGGCGGCAGATCCAGTTGGTTTCAACTCCAACCACAACTAACTAACTAGATATACCGTGCATATAGAGATCTATACAAATTCCATTGGGCAGCAGCTGAAACCAGAATTTTATATTGAAAGAAGTGTGGGTCAAGTAAAATGGCAAACTATGTTACGCAATGTTGAACACTTGAAAGATTCTAAAAGCGAATGATATCTAATATACCTTAAAATCTACATATACGGGGTCCCGCTGGCCAGTTCCATTTCGATCCATTTGCTAGAGGGGTGGATTTTCCAGATTATCCCTGTATCCTTTGAGACCGCGAGATCCTCTTTCGATCTGGTGGACTACTAATGGATGCTTGGAGTTTGAATTGAATCGGAATTGGTAGCGGGGcagataataataaaattcaaaaaacaatttttttttgtagtccACAAGGTATAAAAAATGTGTGTGCAGTAAATCtgtttaagtttttatttatgtatgtgtgtggtgtagcaaaactaaaataaatacgaaacaaatacctaaagaaaaacaaagcgGATTGCAAAATAGGCACGGTTTAATAGCCATTGTACGAAATTAACGACATTTATGAGTAACCCTAACGCAAAAATGCGGACAAAGTCAGATGAAATaacaatattaataataataataaaaaaatcgACAAACCAAGAAATATAAACTTTAGACTGCGTTTTTCTGGGTGACAAGTTAATAAAAACTCAATtgcaaaacatttttgaaaatcaAATCATGAAATTGAGAAGTTTTTTTTCAGGTTTTAAAAAGTGCGGGCTTTCCGTCAAATTTATTTGGTAGTACCGATAGTTTTCGACAGACTTAATCGAACATATCGAAGTAGGCAGAGCCCGATACTTCAGGCGAACGaaactttgtttttgtttagtgAAGCTAAaatcgttttgttttcgttgtcAAAATCTGGCAGTGGGAAAGGAGCTGCACAATTTGGATAGAGAAGCCATCATGGATCCAACACCGCCGCTTCGCGCCACCAACAGTATTAACCTACAGCAGGTGGCAAGCgctccaccaccaccgccaacGGGGCAAATCATAGCTCCATCGGGAGTGTTTCCTGGTGAGTTGATTCCGCTTTCAAATCGGGCCAGGGCTAAACTTTTCCATCGCGCAGGTTCCCTGACTCCCGGCTGGAATGACCCGCCACCCGTTTCGTCGGATTCGTCAAACAATAGTCGTCCACGCCTAGATCTTCGCAAACGCGTGGCCCACCCGCTGGACGGGAAGTCCTCTAGTGTCCAGCTGGATCAGCCACATCCACCAATATCTACAGCACAAGAGTCATTCTTGCCGCGTCCCGTGGCCCTGGTAACACCCCAGCGCCATATTCCAAATCCGGATCCCAACAATCCACCGGGCAGTGGAACGGATGTGGGCGGATTCGGAGCGGGACCGAATGCCAATGCTATGCGCCTGCCACCGTTGGCCCACAGCATCAGCATCGATCCCTCCAGGGTGGCCAAGGTTCCGCCAAGAGCGAAATAGCATGTAGTTATCGCCAATTCAGGGCCTAGGCTAAGGAACTTCAAATTTATGTGTTCAATGGCGGGCTGGAAAATCAATTATTTTTCTATGTAAAACACTTAAGACACCTCACAAAATACAATCAGAAATCAGAATGATGGGGAATGGGACCTCCAAAAAGTAAACCCAAGAGTTTCTTGACTTTAGAAGTCCAGTTTATTCAACAACAATtaacaaacagaaacaaaatgCAGGTAAACTAACCGCTGTCATCGTTCACCAGGCCAGCGGAGTGCCATCGTAGTTGACAAAGCCGCCGTTCTGTTTCTCGCCCAGCTTGATGATGGTCTGCACAATTTGGCCCGTGCTGGTGGGCACGTCCAAGGGGGCACTGGAGCCACCCATGTCGGTTTTCACCCAGCCAGGATGCAGACTGACGCACATGATGCGCTGCGGATACAGATCCACGCTCAGCGACTTGGTGGCCGCATTCAAGGCCGACTTGGAGGTGCGATAGGCGTACATTCCGCCGTTCGTGTTGCCCTGGATGGAGCCAAGGATCGAGGACATGTTAATAATGGCGGCACGGCCCACGCCCATCGGCTTGGATTCGTTCGCTTTGGCTGCCTTCTTTAGGAGCGGCAGACACGCCTTGGCCAGCATGATAGGCACCACTGTGTTGGTCTGCAAGGTGTCGAGCAGCTCCTGCGATCGAACGGCCGTTATCCTGGCCGATTTGGGCGCTATGCCGGCATTGTTGAAGAGCACATTGAGGCCTTGGTCCTTGGTCACGCCCTCGATGTCGGCGACTAGCTTGTCATAGGCATCGAAATTCCTCAAATCTGcaaagaaattatatttataagtgAGAGTGTTTAGCGACTGTCAAACATTATGCTTACCAATCTCAAGGATGTGGATGTTCGAGTGCTTCTTGGCCAGATCCTCCAACTCCTGTAGGGCCAAGTTTGGAAAGACAGTGTTTGAATAAGAAGCACATTATTAGTAAAtaagaaattatatataaataattttccagtTAAAATACTGTAATTTTGAGAATTGAGAGAGGCAAATTTGATATTTCATGAGAGTTTAAATAGCGCGCCCAACGAGCGCGTTAGTGCTAAAATAACCGATAGACGATAAGTGCTGCTAGTGTGACCGAACAATAGTCGGCCCAACAATCGACAAGCCGCCTATCGACGTCTCCCTTTCGCACGCTCGTACGAAAGTACAAAAGCTATTGCAAAAGTTAGCTCCGCTTATTCGTTTCGTGCTTTCGCGAGTGCCGAGAGCCGCTAAAACACGCGCTTAGCAGTTTTCCATTTCCGCTTCGACGACAACAACATTCACTACTCGCCGTTGATCCTTGTTTTCAGTCTGATTTACGTGGAGCACCTACCAACAAGCAACAAAATAATGGCGCCCGTGCAAGGTGAGTTTCACAGTTAATTCGATTCCAATGGAGCCATTCAATTTATGCATACTCATTTGGACGATTAAAAAGCGGTTTGTAGTAATAGTGGCTCTTGTGGATTGTTCGCGTAGCTTCTGTAGTTTCTGCTCGACGGTTGTGAGTCACCGGTTTTGTTGGATTACTGGATTGTCTTAGTAGAGAGACAAGGCAAAGTAGAAGAAAACATCTCTCACCTTTGCCTGCTCGCGATTCCGGCAGGTGGTAAATAGATGCTGCGGCGGTTGGGGAAGATTGAGCAGCGCCTTGACTAGGCCCAGACCCAATCCTCGATTGCAGCCGGTTATCAGGATGGAGTTCATGTTTTTTCCGAAGATCTGCGATCGAGTTGCTCGTAATCTTATCGCGTCGTACTTGAGATAAAACCAATAAAGGGCGGCACTACTATACGGGTTCCGTGTGTTCTGTGGATTTCACCAGACCCGCAGCCAGATCTCTCCGTGCTTATCAATCGACTTTACTGCCGTAACACAAGCGTGAAAATAGTGAAATGTTGGGAAAAATTTTGACGGCCGGCTGTTCCGTTCGGCCAGCAGCAGTGTTGCCAACCATCCGCGAGTTATCGATACACTTGCGCATTGCCAAACGTGCGTTTCGCACATTTCCAATTGGCATTAGGCAGAACAACTGTTTTAGTGTTCAAATCCCAAATGGAATCTCGCATTCCAATGGATGCTTCTTGATTGCAATTCCCTTTTATCCCAAATATTCGGGTTTTTGCAGTACACGCTCTTGCgccctctctctttctcgctGCTTCTGTTACGTAGCCGTTTATCGGCACCTCTGCCTGCCCACCGCTTTCGCAGCATTCCCGGCCGAACCAGCGACGTGTTTGTGTTGTGTGTTCCGCAGTCGTTTTTCTGCGCCCTTTTTGCGAATATTTTCGTTTCGCCTCCAGCTGGTAGAGAGAAACGCCAAACGGTGAAGGGGAACGACCAACAAGATGAATTTGTGCAATTCGAGATTCTCCGTTACGTTCGTGCGGCAGTGCTCGACGATTTTAACGTCTCCTTCGGCTAGCATTCTACAAAACAGAGGCTCACTGACAACAAAGGTTCCCCATTGGATTTCCAGTATTCTCAGCTGTGCCCAGCACACGTTTCAGCGAACGATGAACTCGACGGGGCAGCGAGGATCACGCGACAGTACTGGAGCTCCCGGTGGGAGTGCTCCAGCCGGATCCGGTGCCTGCGCACCACCACCCTTCCAGCATCCACATTGCGACAGGGCGGCCATGTACGCGCAACCGGTGCGAAAGATGAGCAACAAAGGAGGTGAGCGTCGATATCGATTGATATTCTGATTAGATctttgctgctgccgccgcagctgctgctgctgctgttgccgccggTTGGCAACGCGGTCGATTGTCGCGGTTTTCttgcttgttgttttttctgGGTCTTCTTGTGTTTAACCGACGCCATTATGCAATAACCGTTAGTTGCCTGGCCAAAAAGTCCATTACTCTGCTCTCTTACCTGGCTTATCGGGTTTCTGCGGCACGTATTCGCCAAGGGTTTATATGCCCGCCCGGCATTTGCCGCCACACATTTGCACCGTCATCGTCAATCGTCATCGCGCACCCGCTCCAACTGGAATTGTACAGTCGGGGTCGCGCGAACAGCACTCGAAACTCGTATCATGTTGAAGTACATGATTTGCGCCATCATTGTGGGCGCCAAAAAGAGCACATCCTCTAAGTATAATGGTCAACAAAGTTCTGAATTTGTCAGTGGAATCTGTAAATGAATTGCTCATAGAAGGCATTACTCATTTGCAGATAAAACTATTACAGGGCTCATTATTTGCCTCAAAACGAAATTGCATCACATGAATTAACGAATTAATAATGTTTCTTAAATTCTATTCATACAAGTCATTTGTTTTGCCTTCAGCTGGTAAACAAATACTAATATCTATTTGTATGAGGCTAAACGTATCTGATGTTTTAATTtactatataatataaatcCCACATGCCACGATCaagtttcttttaaaattaataattagcCAATCGAGCAGACACGAAGCTTCTAATTCCGAAAACAATCGGAGAATTTACTTATAGATATGGCATATTATGATTTTAAATGGTAATTGAGGGTTTAATAGGTTTCCTTAGAGCCCCAACATATGTGTGATTTTTGTCGAATGCGGTGCTCTTGAACGAATAACTCTTTGCGGAATGTTCCAGAATCGCtttatgatgatgatgatgatttcaCCATATCAGTCGGGTGCATTTATTTCCTTTATCTGTGTGTTTCTATTTCGTATCTCTCGTATCGCCGCTCAACGAGCGCCCGCCATCGTCTTTGAtctttcatcatcatcattgctAAGCTGCGTCATCCCCACTTCATTCCGCAATTAATTGCAGTGTGACGACAACAATTGTTTATTTGCACTCGCATTCGTCGTACGTAGCCACCTGATTTCCCCCTGTTCCTGGCCAGGATTAGCATTCCATCCGATAAAAGCCAACTGTTTGTGGTGTTGCCAACTAGTTTTGCGGCGTAACCATGACAAAGTCCGGCGGGTCAAAGCAAACCGAATGGGGGCGTGGGTGGACGAACGGACGGACGGTTGGGAGGCGTGGCCGGGCCGGGCGTGGCTTGGTGTGTGGCGATGTCGCTAGATGATTGCTCCACTTTGATTCGAACTCCCACTGACCCAGTGGCATGTGCCATTCGGCAGCCCTATCGCTACCTGGCATCTGAAGCCAAGGAGCTCGACGGGATTGCACGGTGCAGATTACGGATTGCAGGCGGCCAAACAGTCTTCGTTCCGCGCTTCTTCGGTCTGGATGCATCTGTTCGAATTCATACCGGCTTCCCAGTTGGTCGAGGGTGAACCACGCCACCGGAGGAGCATCTACCGATCCTCCTATCTGGACATACGACTGCGCGAGGAGTCCACCAAAGGCAGGCGGGGATTAGCCATAATCATGAGTGAAGCTAGAGAGGAAATGGAGTAGTCGGCACCACATGGCTAATTGATATCATTACTTATCACTGATAGGGATTTTCAACTAATCTAGATACTGGTTAAGAACAATAACAGACCATGCCAAAACAACATGGCTTTTGATGTTACTATCGGTGAAAAGTGTTCAAG encodes:
- the LOC6620190 gene encoding uncharacterized protein LOC6620190, coding for MDPTPPLRATNSINLQQVASAPPPPPTGQIIAPSGVFPGSLTPGWNDPPPVSSDSSNNSRPRLDLRKRVAHPLDGKSSSVQLDQPHPPISTAQESFLPRPVALVTPQRHIPNPDPNNPPGSGTDVGGFGAGPNANAMRLPPLAHSISIDPSRVAKVPPRAK
- the LOC6620192 gene encoding C-factor, yielding MNSILITGCNRGLGLGLVKALLNLPQPPQHLFTTCRNREQAKELEDLAKKHSNIHILEIDLRNFDAYDKLVADIEGVTKDQGLNVLFNNAGIAPKSARITAVRSQELLDTLQTNTVVPIMLAKACLPLLKKAAKANESKPMGVGRAAIINMSSILGSIQGNTNGGMYAYRTSKSALNAATKSLSVDLYPQRIMCVSLHPGWVKTDMGGSSAPLDVPTSTGQIVQTIIKLGEKQNGGFVNYDGTPLAW